The sequence below is a genomic window from Prinia subflava isolate CZ2003 ecotype Zambia chromosome 11, Cam_Psub_1.2, whole genome shotgun sequence.
TGCGGAGCCCGGGGGTCACTGCGGGGCCCGGGGgttgctgcagagcccaggggtcACTGCGGAGCCCGGGGGTCGCTGTGGAGCCCAGGGGTCGCTGTGGAGCCCGGGGGTCACTGCGGAGCCCGGGGGTCACTGCGGAGCCCGGGGGTCACTGTGGGGCCTGGGGGTCGCTGCAGAACTCGGGGGTCGCTGCAGAACTCGGGGGTCGCTGTGGAGCCCAGGGGTCGCTGCGGTGGTCGGAGCAGAAGTTGATGCCTCTCGCTGGTGTTTGTGTCCCGCAGGCCATGGACcggctggaggaggagctgaCCTGTCCCATCTGCTGCGACATCTTTGTGGACCCGCGGGTGCTGCCGTGCTCGCACACCTTCTGCCAGCCgtgcctgcaggggctgctgcgGGGGCCGCGcctcagctgccccagctgcagggccGTGGTGGCTGTGTCCGGCGCCGGGCCCGCGGCGCTGCCCATCAACTTCGCCGTCAAGGCCATCATCGACAAGTGGCGGCAGGAGGAGCGCGGCGAGGCCGCGGCCGCGGCCGTGGCAGAGGCGGGGATGTGCGAGGCGCACCCCCGGCAGCCGCTCAACATTTACTGCGTGCAGGACCGGCGGCTGGTGTGCggccagtgcctcaccatcgGCAAGCACCGCGGGCACGCCATCGATGACCTGCAGAGCGCCTACAGGAGGGCCAGGGAGGCGtggggacagctccagcaggagctgggggatCAGTCCCGCTCCAAGGCGTTCTCCTGCTcgcagaggctgcagcagcacaaggcgCGGTGCCAGAGCGCCCTGCAGAGCGACAGGGAAGCGGTGCTGCGCTATTTCAAGGAGCTCGGTGATGCCTTGGAGCACCAGAAGGAAGCTCTGCTGAGCGCGCTGGATGAACTGGATGGCCGCATTTCGGAGAAGTACGATCCCCTCATCGAGGAGGTGGAAAAGCTGAAGTTAGAAGAGAGCGAGTTAAAGGAGCTGCACTCGGCTGTTGAGAAGGAGGAGTCCCCGCTGCTGTTCCTGGAGAAGCTGGACGGGCTGCAGCTGCGGCTCCACGCTctccagcagaagcagctcccagagcctgaAGCTGTGGAGGTTCAGCCGAGGATGGAGAACGTGCTGCAGGACACGTGGTCCAAGACTGAGCTCGGGCAGGTGCACAGGATCCGCACCCCAAGGCTACAGCTGGCTCCCAAGAGCCGGTGCTCTGGACAGCAAACAACAGCGGCTGCGCTCTGGGCTGCTCTCACTGAACCCAACGTTCTCCTGCTGATCCTCATCTGCCTTGTGGCTGTCTGGCACGAGGAGATCTCATCTGGCACCGTCCCGGCCCCCCTGGTGCACCTCTGGCAGTTCCTGCTGCGGATGTACCGCGATTCCTGCGCCTACCTGCAGCAGCGcgtgcaggagctgtgccacaCCTCTGTACcgctggagctgtgcaggagaatCCTCCCTGAGTACTTTGATTAGATGGAAACACCCAGTGCAGCAATCCAGCTCTGGTTTAATTTCTGCTTACAGGATGGACTGATCGAGCTCCACACTTGCTCTGTTTCTGTATCCCTCCCTCTCTCTATGGCATGGATCTCCTCTGAGCTAAAGTTCTGATCCACTTTAGGTGAGGAGAGGGGAGTTTTGCCTTGATCCACAACTTTGGGATTCAGTCCTTAACATCCTCCTGGAATTCTTTGCCAAAGTTCAGGTGCATTGCTGAGCTTCTGCTGTAACTCTTGGCAGTTTTACATTACAGTAAATTACACTGATTCCTTAAACTGGTGTCTGTGTCtttggagctgcccctgcccctggtAGACCTGATGCACTCTCTATTTTCATCAGTTTACATCTCCCTTCCCTCAATTTTTACATGACATTCAAAAAGTGGACTTTATTGGGGCTGGGTTTATATTAACAAGATCAAATTTTTacaaaatctatttaaaatttaCAATACAAAGTCTTCAATACAAAATGAGatcagacaaaaataaacagcagcCACGGGAGTTGCTTCCTCCCTACTTCTGGGCTACAGCACCCCCAGGAAGGCCAAGTTCCTCCAGTCCTTTCACAGCCAGGATTTTGGGGTTGGTGGCCACACTCTTGG
It includes:
- the TRIM59 gene encoding tripartite motif-containing protein 59 gives rise to the protein MDRLEEELTCPICCDIFVDPRVLPCSHTFCQPCLQGLLRGPRLSCPSCRAVVAVSGAGPAALPINFAVKAIIDKWRQEERGEAAAAAVAEAGMCEAHPRQPLNIYCVQDRRLVCGQCLTIGKHRGHAIDDLQSAYRRAREAWGQLQQELGDQSRSKAFSCSQRLQQHKARCQSALQSDREAVLRYFKELGDALEHQKEALLSALDELDGRISEKYDPLIEEVEKLKLEESELKELHSAVEKEESPLLFLEKLDGLQLRLHALQQKQLPEPEAVEVQPRMENVLQDTWSKTELGQVHRIRTPRLQLAPKSRCSGQQTTAAALWAALTEPNVLLLILICLVAVWHEEISSGTVPAPLVHLWQFLLRMYRDSCAYLQQRVQELCHTSVPLELCRRILPEYFD